The genomic stretch AACTTAATTGTAGCTATCTTCCTTTGACATTACTTTGGACAATCAACAGGCATTTTAATAAGCTCAGTGGACAGGCTCAGTCTAGATATTCCTCTTTGGCAGGCAAGATACGAAATAGTTTAAATAGTTTCACTGCATACTTATTGCCCAGTGAATGTGCACTTGTCAAagggcttccttttttttttcttcttttttaaatctgtggGATAAAATAGCACAgtattattttactgttctttGTGTGTTaccatttaggtctttaattacTGTAAAGAGGAAATGATTTGGTGATGGAGTGCTCCCACTGACCCATGGACTCAAAGAAGAGAAGGTAAaaccattcttttcttcctttcccgcCTTTCTAGGAAAATACAACAAACAATTCCACACATGTGTAGcttcttttcactttaattttcttgttgatAGTTATTAAACAGGAATAGTGAGTGATATTTGTGTGATTGGTAAAGAGAGAAAGATAGTAAAATGAAGCTGATTAGTGATCAGCTTTGTTGCTAGTTCCTTTCTTATGCTTACAAGGCACACATGTCTTCATTCCACTAAAAAGCctttgaaaacatagtttttctCACAAATAATTTCGGGTTTTTTGAAATAGCCTTATTAATTGTAATCATCATCTATCTTTAGAAAACTAGTCAtgggtattttaaaagaaaggttaAGTTTGTGGCTTCCCTTCCATGAAACCACGGTATGTCTAATTATAATTTAGAGAAATATCATTTAGCAAAAATTACTAGGtattatgaaataaagaaaaccaaaaaaagtttctgtttcttattaaaatattggCATCAGTAGtctataaaaaagaatatgaaaaaaatgtactgTCAGTGGTGACACAGGAAAACTTTATATAACGGAAACCCAGGGTATCTTAATGTGCCCTTTTCTTAGAAGGGCTGGCAGTTAGGATGTGGTCATTGTTATGCAGCTGTGTGTTTCGTGTTCTTTGAACCAGAGTTATTAGATGGATAGATAGAATTCTTTGGCTAGAACATGAGAAGAATATGAAGGATTTTATTGGTACCTGTTATGAATTTGGTTCTTAAAAATTGTaatggggagaggggagtatAGGGgattaaatagtaatggaaaaacatacaataaagattaaacttaaaaattgtaACAGCAATTATACACTAAACTCAGTATAAAGTGAAATATGGATCCCTGTTGCTTCTATCTTTCTCATCAAAtacttttttaccacatttaaaactaaattttaaaataagatttcaaCTTGGGCcatgttataattttaatatctaaACAAGGAATTAACATATTGAGAATTTAGATTCTTGACTTTTTATGTTACTAAAtcataaaacttcaaaaaataatcCAGGTTTTATTTGCTTCTTAGATAGAGATAAATAATATGTGGATTTAGATTATCACTGTTTATATAACTAGTTTTATCTCCACTCCTGTGTCATAACCAAAGCATAAAATAGGTGCAAAATTGTCTGACCCGGTCTCCCATGGTGCTGGTAAAAGTTACAGATCTCaggaaaatattaagaacaaaaGATACAACTCTGAATTGCAGGAACATTTAAGCAATTTTTCTTGATGTCTGTAGCTCAACAGAAGCAGAAGGATCCAAAGAAAGAGGCCTGGTCCATGTCTGGCAGGCAGGATCCTGCTCTGTAACACCAGAGAGACTGCCAGGCTGGGGAGAAAAGACAGTTCTCCAAGCAGCCCTTGGAGTGAAACATGGAGTTCTTCTGACCGAAGGTATTGAAAAGAATGGCTTAACAAATACTGTCTGAAACTTAACAAATGCCTGAGTGTTTAAGAGCAGGTAAGAGAGTTACTGGATGGGTGTTTGTAATGAACTTTGCTGGAgcttatattctttttgttttcgaAATATGTTCTTATTCCCTTTATCAGGAATCAgattagtttttatatttaagatatatcATACTAAGAATAAAAGGGAGGatagtttttcaattttatagtaataagtatataaaaaattaacttttttgcAAGATTACCTATCCAGAGACTCTTTTGCTATACCTTTGTTCATTAAATGTACCagaataataatactaatagtaGCTAATGTCTGTTAAACAATTTTATGTGCCATCCACTGCACTCAgcactttatatgtattatctctTTGGGTCTTCGTTAGctactgttattatccccacCTCACAGATGAGGAGGCTGAAGGTCAGGGAGGTTAAATAATTCTCTAATCACAGCTGACTACATATTAGAGTGTCGGAGTCAGAACTGGAACCCAGAGTCTTAATTTCAAAGCCTGCTTTTTAAGCCACTTGGTTATACTGTCTCAGTAGTTTTTCCAGGTATAAATAACAGCTCATAGGAACTgctaataataaaatctaaaaatctgTAACAGATAGAAGTATAgactaaaatttatatagaaagttgtctttaattttaatgGCAGTTTACCAACTCAATTGTGGTGAATTTGATTTAGGCCAGAACTGCCATCAACTtcactaatttataaattttttctctgtaagcatttattaagtattCAATGATGCTTTGGTATTTTCCTTGGAGACACTAAGTGAAGACAAATTCTAGGAAATAAAGCTTAAATCTGACCTTGGTGGTTTTATGGGCTTAACATGAATTTTCAAAacctttaaattattaaataacttttttgtataatatataatattaagcTAGAGTTGGGCAaaagccttattttaaaaatgtgaactatATTTAATACCTGCCTATGGGCTTAAAATATATAGTTCTTAAGCATATATAGGTGGAATTCTGTTATTGTTTTATTAGCCCTTCAGTAAGATATTTACGAACCTTCAAGAACATAATATCTTTAAATATGTAGAATCATACCTAAAAGGCTGGAACAATTGagggaaaacttttaaaaaatggatagcCTACCACTGTTTGTGTTGAAATTTTACTGTTCTGGTTTTAAGTGTCAAAGtttggaaaaaaatcttccctgaCAGAAGTGTGTagtttgaaatggaaaaaaaaagatctccaGTGCTATCTTTTTTTGGTGAGAAAATGGTACCGATTGAATGCTGGaaattttcaagtttctttgtctctgtttaGTTTGACCATTAGCTATGCATAATTCAGTGAGGACACTTCACTgattcactattttttcaaaattgccCGACaaatttctcagaatgtattccTATTGTTAAGCAACAGACaactatatattacatattacattTACAAATTACACATCGTGTGGTACAACCTGAAGACAGCCACATCTTGTTAATGCTGGTGCTTTCTGTACAACCTGGAGGTATATAgctaatttcttaattttggCCAAAATAAAcctcttaatatttttatgccaTAGCATAAATTTTCTGCTGCTCTCACTTATTGAGTAGTAGTGCATGTTATAGATATTAACGAACTTATGATTAACacattttatcttctgtttatTTTACCTTGTCATGATCATTTTGTCTTTGAACGGTTGGACTCTGCTTTGGTACCAGCCTACAATCACTGCTAGAGTTTGTAGGATGAAGCTGAAGGAAAGGAGTAATACCCTTCATTTGAAAGTAGCATTCTACAATTTGTAGAAATTCTCACTATATTTCAGAAtgttaaaagatgttatttattaaaagatgaataaatctGGAATATTATATGCTTGAACCTAATCTCTGCCctgtgcttaattttttaaaaaatcctattttgTTAAACTTAGAGGGGATTAAAAGTTTGCTGATAAAATTTCTAGTTAGTTCACTAACTCCTTTcccccacatttttttttctttttgttttaactttcagATGGTGCAGTCTACAGCTTTGGGAATCTTCCCTGGAGAAGTGAACCAGCAGAAATTTGTCCAAGTAGCCCCATTCTAGAAAATGCGCTGGTTGGACAATGTGTTGTTACTGTGGCAGCAGGGAGTTTCCACAGTGGAGCAGTGACAGAAAGTGGCGTAGTATACATGTGGGGAGAGAACTCTGCTGGCCAGTGTGCGGTAGCTAACCAGCCGTGTGTTCCAGAACCTAATCCTGTCAGCATTTCTGATTCTGAGACCACTCCCTTGTTAGCAGTCAGGATTTTGCAGTTGGCATGTGGCGAGGAGCACACTCTGGCACTGTCAATAAGCAGAGAGATTTGGGCATGGGGTACCGGTTGTCAGTTGGGCCTCATTACCACTACCTTCCCCGTGACAAAGCCACAAAAGGTGGAACATCTCGCTGGGCGTGTAGTGCTACAAGTTGCCTGTGGCGCGTTCCACAGCTTAGCACTTGTACAATGCCTCCCTTCCCAGGATCTAAAGCCAGTGCCAGAAAGATGCAACCAGTGCAGCCAGCTCCTGATTACTATGACTGACAAAGAAGACCATGTGATTATATCGGACAGTCACTGTTGCCCATTAGGTGTGACCCTGTCAGAATCCCAGGCAGAAAACCAGCCAAGCACTGCCATCAGCCCCACCACTGAGACCCGTGACAGCCAAGGAGAAGGATTTGAGAATGCTCTTGTAGAAAATGATCTGCCTGGAGCTACCAAAGTGAGCGTGGAAAATGTTCAGACCACAAGAGGCAATGCCATTTCCTCCCAAGTAGACATCATGGGAACGACGGAAGTGTCTTCTGCCAGAAATGTACCGTCATACCCTAACTGTCAGGCAGTAAATGAGTACATGCAGAAACTGGCAGATCACTCAAAAGGAGAGAACTCAGAGAACGCTGAAAAACCAGTGCCATCCCAGGTACCTGCTCAGTTTTATAATATAAAGCTATTTCTGGAGTTTAACCATCTGAGTATTTCTTTAGAAACTTCAAAATGCCTAAGGTTTGgtagcacttttattttttgaatttgtcTATAAATCTGTCTCATAGCTCAGATATGGAAAAACCTAGATtaattcaaaattatactttatgtTCAAATTCTTGCCTTTTATGATCAAAGAGGTCATACTGAACTTGTTTTATAAGTggcaaaattctattttttttccctttagtacTTTTCTCCCCATGGCTAAAGTACTGCATATTGGTGGGTCCTTGAATGGTTTAATAAAGATTCTGTTATAGTACTGAAAGAGTTAGACCACCCGGTGCCAGCAAAGCCAAACATTAAACACCAAGAACTGCAGTGGAGAAATATTGGCTATTTTACTATGAATGGCCCCATTCAGGAGAACAGGAAGCTAATGATCCAAAGCTGGAGCTCCCTGATGATGGCATGTAGGTTACAGATTATACAGGGCTGAATCACAAGACACCATGGGTTAGGAGGTTCAGGGTCATGCTGGGAGCTGGTTGTTCAGAAGTGTGGTAAGAGTAGTAAATCATTTCTTCAGATCTTGAGAACAGCTCTGAGGTCTCTTCGGGTGTTCTTCTGTCTCGTCTCATGGGAAAGTAGCCAGGGGGTGGTTCCACATTAGGGCTTGGGAGCTGGAACAAaacttaggtcaagatgttatctttagcctgcCAGAGGCCAGATCTTGTGATCATCAGTCAGTTCTGGGCTCCCTCAGGGGTTGCTGGTTATCCAGGGAAAGGGCTAGGTCtctagaaggagagagagaaatataatttttagagcTAGGACttaaagctaaatttaatcaaagtcataaAGACCCTTGGTTTCAATTCTTCTGACTTGTACACATTTTAGATTCTGAAGAGTAAAGTCTTTCATTATCAGAGATGATTGCTATATAGCGGTTGTAAGcagacttaaaaatgaaaaactttactGGCATTACACTGAGCTTTTTTCAGTTATACCTTGGTCTTTACTGGGCTTTGTTTGGAGGGATGGTGGTggttaatattttttccatcttatttAAACTACTCTCATTTTGAAAACTGATAATAATTGGAGAAAAGTTACCAGTAGCATACAGTAGAGTTAGTCTCCTGATTAAAACAAATTGTTCTAAAAGGATAGGTTTTTTTCTCTTAGTGTAAgccttttgattttgctttaccAAAATTCTCAgttaataaaacaacaacaaaaaagaacacaaaacaaataaaaacatctgaTCATAAAAGGAATGTTTTCTCAGGATTGTGAAATGACAAaccttttggattttttatttctgtttactccctcagaaagagaacatgacttagaagtgtttttaaaaatagtttttttaaccctggctggcgtagctcagtgggttgagtgcgggctgcaaaccaaagcatcgcaggttcgattcccagtcagggcacatgcctcggtttcaggccacggcccccagcaaccccacattgatgtttccctctgtctctatctccctcccttccctctctgaaaataaataaaatattttttaaaaaatagtttttttatttgacagtctaatcATTAAACCTAGTggatgtttgattttttaaaaattaagaataagctTTTTGGAGAAAGGTAtaataaaaatccaaacaaaaagaataatttagcAGGAATGCATGTACAAAATTTCCAGACTTGTACGTGTTTATGAAaaagtttgactttttaaaagtcatttctcTGGCCTTGGTtgatgtggcccagtggattgagcactggcctgcaaaccaaagggtcacaggtttgattcccagtcagggcacgtgcctgtgttgtaggccaggtccccagtagggggtgcatgagaggcaagcacacattgatgtttctctccctccctggccctctgtctaaaaataaataaaatctgtaaacaaaacaaaagaaaatacatattaaaaaaatagaaaagtcattCCTATGATTTACTAAATTGAAGATTATTTTATATAGGTTTACTTGATTATTAGATTATCATTATTCAAGCTGCATTTTTCTTTGGGCTTTTTTCGttaaacatttaaagtttttgcTACTTgtgctagttttttttctttagacagcaatttttaaatgtattttatttttaattattttttattgattatgttattaaagtcccaatttctctccctttgctcccctccacccagcaccctccactctctcgggcaatccccacaccttcgTTCATGTTCattggtcatgcatataaattctttggctactccatttcctatactgtactttacaacccGGTGGTTATtccataactaccaatttgtacttcttaatcccttcatctcttcactctttcccccagaccctctctgccctctggcaaccatcaaaacatttctGCGTatatggttttgtttctgttctgcttgtttgcttagtttgttttttatgttcaatcattgatagatatgtatttattgccattttattgttcatagttttgatcatctttttcttaaataagaccctttattggttcatataataatggcttggtgatgatggattcctttagtttttgttgtctgggaagctctttataggcccttcaattctaaatgatagctttgctgggtagagcagtcctggctgtaggcccctgctttGCCTTACTTTGActgtttcttgccagtcccttccagcctgcaaaagtttcctttgagaaatcagctgacagtctatgggaactcctttagcTGCTTAattagctgcttttctcttgctgcttttcagattctttctttatctttaacctttggcattttaattatgatgtgtcttggagtggacctctttgcatccatcttatttagGACTTTCGGTGCTTCCTGGCCttgtatgtctagttccttcaccaaattaggggaattttctttcattattttttcagaaagttttcccatgtcttgctctttctcttctccttccatcacccttatgatgtaaatgttggtatgcttgaagttgtcctagaggctccttacactatcattatttttttggattcttttttcttctttctgttctgattggttgtttttgcttcttcatgtttcaaatcattggttttctctgctttatccactctactgttgattccctgtaaattgttctttatttcaattagtgtatccttcacttatggctgtttcttttttatgctgttgagatcctcactgAGTTCCATGAGCATCTTTGtaatcaatgttttgaactctgcatctgatagattgcttatctccatttcgtttagttctttttctggaattttgatctgttccttcatttgggctatgcttctttgtctcctcattttggcagcctccctgtgagTTTTTAATGTGTTAGATATACCTTCtgtgactctctgtcttggtggTGTaccctaatgtagtaggtgttctgtagagtccagtggcacagcctcccctatcacctaagctggatactcaaggtgtaccctttgtgtgggctgagcacaccctcctcttgtagttgagccctgattggtgttggaaaatcaatggaagggatttggccaggccaatcagctgcaaggactggtcgtgaccactgaccactgacttccaccctccatggaggatcttGGAGGCCACTCCACAGGGCAGGACTTACCTCAGCAGGTCTCTAGTGCCTGCTGAGTCTACCTCTTGACTGTGTCTGTTGTGGAAGTTGTTGGATAGCGGTGA from Phyllostomus discolor isolate MPI-MPIP mPhyDis1 chromosome 4, mPhyDis1.pri.v3, whole genome shotgun sequence encodes the following:
- the ALS2 gene encoding alsin isoform X5, coding for MDSKKRSSTEAEGSKERGLVHVWQAGSCSVTPERLPGWGEKTVLQAALGVKHGVLLTEDGAVYSFGNLPWRSEPAEICPSSPILENALVGQCVVTVAAGSFHSGAVTESGVVYMWGENSAGQCAVANQPCVPEPNPVSISDSETTPLLAVRILQLACGEEHTLALSISREIWAWGTGCQLGLITTTFPVTKPQKVEHLAGRVVLQVACGAFHSLALVQCLPSQDLKPVPERCNQCSQLLITMTDKEDHVIISDSHCCPLGVTLSESQAENQPSTAISPTTETRDSQGEGFENALVENDLPGATKVSVENVQTTRGNAISSQVDIMGTTEVSSARNVPSYPNCQAVNEYMQKLADHSKGENSENAEKPVPSQPLVEEAIPNLHSPPTTSTSALNSLVVSCASAVGVRVAATYEAGALSLKKVMNFYNTAPCEPGAQAGSGSIGPEGLKDSREEQVKQESMQGKKSSSLVDIREEESEGGSRRLSLPGLLSQVSPRLLRKAARVKTRTVVLTPTYSGEADALLPSLRTEVWTWGKGKEGQLGHGDVLPRLQPLCVKCLDGKEVIHLEAGGYHSLALTAKSQVYSWGSNTFGQLGHSDFPTTVPRLAKVNSKNGVWSVAAGQDYSLFLVDTEDFQPGLYYSGRQDPAECDNLPENHSAWIYK